The following proteins come from a genomic window of Bartonella apihabitans:
- a CDS encoding ATP-binding protein codes for MTSMHGDIVNRVKRLPKPSQAAEALQPVFEAVSNSLHAVEDAFGDQYLERGEITVTITNAQSADEIEIVIEDNGVGLEPARFEAFCTTDTDYKISRGGKGVGRLLWLDAFESIKVESIYRDKETLYGRSFTFHLTRQEQILNERIEPLVGVAQTGTTVTFKRLRGTAYRDKFPHKTSTIIKHFGSHFLQISLWGNPLPSLST; via the coding sequence ATGACTTCTATGCATGGAGATATTGTCAATCGTGTTAAACGATTGCCAAAGCCATCACAGGCAGCCGAGGCTCTTCAACCTGTATTCGAGGCGGTGAGCAATTCGCTTCATGCGGTAGAGGATGCTTTTGGTGATCAATATCTGGAACGAGGCGAGATTACCGTCACCATTACAAATGCGCAGTCAGCGGATGAAATCGAGATCGTTATTGAGGACAATGGTGTGGGGCTTGAACCTGCGCGATTTGAGGCGTTTTGTACGACAGATACGGACTATAAGATTTCTCGTGGTGGCAAAGGTGTCGGTCGCCTTCTTTGGCTAGATGCTTTTGAAAGCATCAAGGTTGAAAGCATATATCGTGATAAAGAAACTTTGTACGGCCGTTCTTTTACCTTTCATTTAACAAGGCAAGAACAGATTTTGAATGAGAGAATAGAACCATTGGTAGGTGTAGCTCAGACGGGCACGACCGTGACATTCAAGCGGCTACGCGGAACAGCTTACCGTGACAAGTTTCCTCATAAAACTTCTACAATCATTAAGCACTTTGGCTCGCATTTTTTGCAGATTTCATTATGGGGCAATCCCCTACCGTCACTGTCGACATAG